The Grus americana isolate bGruAme1 chromosome 8, bGruAme1.mat, whole genome shotgun sequence genome includes a region encoding these proteins:
- the GNG5 gene encoding guanine nucleotide-binding protein G(I)/G(S)/G(O) subunit gamma-5: protein MSGSSNVAAMKKVVQQLRLEASVTRVKVSQAAADLKQFCLQNAQHDPLLTGVSSSTNPFRPQKVCSFL, encoded by the exons ATGTCGGGCTCCTCCAACGTGGCGGCCATGAAGAAGGTGGTGCAGCAGCTGCGCCTGGAGGCCAGCGTGACACGCGTGAAG GTTTCTCAGGCTGCAGCAGACTTGAAGCAATTCTGCCTGCAGAATGCACAACATGATCCCTTACTGACAGGAGTATCATCAAGTACAAATCCATTCAGACCCCAGAaagtttgttcatttttgtaA